Proteins encoded in a region of the Fibrobacter sp. UWR4 genome:
- a CDS encoding xanthine phosphoribosyltransferase → MNFLEEKILRDGVIKEGNILKVDSFLNHQIDVDIMRQMAYEFQRRYRDVEINKILTIEASGIAIATLLGHLYDVPVVFAKKSQTANSTDDKYVAQAYSFTHKKMNNVFISKPYMKATDKVLIVDDFLADGAAAHALIDLVHQAGGTVAGLGIAIEKGQQKGGATLREEGYRVESIAIVESMDWQTQTIKFREQPELPLKNTNLKLG, encoded by the coding sequence ATGAACTTTCTTGAAGAAAAGATTCTCCGTGACGGCGTCATTAAGGAAGGAAACATCCTTAAGGTTGACAGCTTTTTGAATCATCAGATCGACGTAGATATTATGCGCCAGATGGCCTACGAATTCCAGCGTCGTTACCGCGATGTGGAAATCAACAAGATCCTTACCATCGAAGCCAGCGGCATCGCCATTGCCACCCTATTGGGACACCTTTACGACGTGCCCGTGGTTTTTGCGAAGAAGAGCCAGACCGCCAACAGCACTGACGACAAGTATGTGGCTCAGGCCTACTCCTTTACCCATAAGAAGATGAACAACGTGTTCATTTCAAAGCCCTACATGAAGGCTACCGACAAGGTCCTGATTGTGGACGACTTTTTGGCAGATGGCGCAGCAGCACACGCCTTGATTGACCTGGTCCATCAGGCAGGCGGCACCGTGGCAGGCTTAGGCATCGCCATCGAGAAAGGCCAGCAGAAAGGCGGTGCAACCCTTCGCGAAGAAGGTTACCGCGTAGAATCCATCGCTATCGTAGAATCTATGGATTGGCAGACCCAGACCATCAAGTTCCGCGAACAACCTGAACTGCCTCTAAAAAACACCAACTTGAAACTTGGATAA
- a CDS encoding phosphomannomutase, whose translation MSVAMQDVMKQSGVAFGTSGARGLVSAMTDRVCYVYARSFIKYCEASYKCDHEIAIAGDLRPSTGRILQALVKAGEDAGWKVTYCGRIPSPAIALYGLDKKLPTIMVTGSHIPADRNGIKFNHPNGEITKADEQGIVSQSVDFDEALFDAKGMLVNAPELPAVEKEAEENYCLRYPKFFGEKALQGLTIGVYQHSAVGRDIVVRVLESLGACVKPFGRSDVFVPVDTEAIRPEDEELAREFTHKDYVDAVFSTDGDSDRPLLADDVGMWLRGDVLGILASQALGIKRIATPVSCNTSLEKCGSFEKIERTRIGSPYVIAGMESLMEGDAAASAAAGVSVAGYEANGGFLLQTDLKRTAYDGVTRTLPALPTRDALLPMIAVMVMVREEKMCVVDLLRKLPKRFTVSDRLKEFPTEISKAKLAEVKEKNLGEKLFGKFAAKPSKFNKGAPFHGKMVSLNEVDGYRMEFDSGDIVHLRPSGNAPEFRCYVETEGKDRSAELLADCLKVMEGWRK comes from the coding sequence ATGTCTGTTGCAATGCAAGATGTAATGAAGCAGTCCGGCGTGGCTTTCGGTACCAGCGGTGCCCGCGGTCTCGTAAGTGCCATGACCGATCGCGTGTGCTATGTCTATGCACGATCCTTTATCAAGTACTGCGAAGCTTCCTACAAGTGCGATCACGAAATCGCAATCGCTGGTGACCTGCGCCCCAGTACGGGTCGCATCTTGCAGGCTCTGGTGAAGGCTGGTGAAGATGCCGGCTGGAAGGTGACCTACTGCGGCCGCATTCCGTCTCCCGCAATCGCCCTCTATGGCTTGGACAAGAAGCTCCCCACCATCATGGTGACAGGCTCCCACATTCCCGCTGACCGCAACGGCATCAAGTTTAACCACCCCAATGGCGAAATTACCAAGGCCGACGAACAGGGTATCGTAAGCCAGAGTGTGGATTTCGATGAAGCACTTTTTGACGCTAAGGGCATGCTGGTGAACGCTCCGGAACTTCCTGCAGTTGAAAAGGAAGCGGAAGAAAACTACTGCCTGCGCTATCCCAAGTTCTTTGGCGAGAAGGCCCTGCAGGGTTTGACTATCGGCGTGTACCAGCATTCCGCGGTTGGCCGCGATATCGTGGTCCGCGTTCTTGAAAGCCTTGGCGCCTGCGTCAAGCCTTTTGGCCGCAGTGACGTTTTCGTTCCCGTGGATACCGAAGCTATCCGCCCCGAAGATGAAGAACTGGCCCGCGAATTTACCCACAAGGATTACGTGGACGCCGTGTTCAGTACCGATGGCGACTCTGACCGCCCGCTTCTGGCCGATGACGTGGGCATGTGGCTCCGCGGTGACGTCCTTGGCATTCTCGCTTCCCAGGCTCTGGGTATCAAGCGCATCGCTACTCCCGTCAGCTGCAATACCTCTCTTGAAAAGTGCGGCAGCTTTGAAAAGATTGAACGTACCCGCATCGGTTCCCCCTATGTTATCGCCGGCATGGAAAGCCTTATGGAAGGTGACGCCGCTGCAAGTGCTGCCGCCGGCGTGTCCGTCGCGGGTTACGAAGCCAACGGCGGCTTTTTGCTGCAGACCGACCTGAAGCGCACCGCATACGATGGCGTTACCCGCACTCTGCCCGCTCTCCCCACCCGCGATGCCTTGCTTCCCATGATTGCCGTAATGGTCATGGTCCGCGAAGAAAAGATGTGCGTGGTGGATTTGCTCCGCAAGCTTCCCAAGCGCTTTACCGTGAGCGATCGCCTCAAGGAATTCCCCACCGAGATTTCCAAGGCAAAGCTTGCAGAAGTCAAGGAAAAGAACCTGGGTGAAAAGCTGTTCGGCAAGTTTGCCGCAAAGCCCAGCAAGTTCAACAAGGGCGCACCCTTCCACGGTAAGATGGTAAGCCTCAACGAAGTGGACGGCTACCGCATGGAATTCGACTCCGGTGACATCGTTCACCTCCGTCCCAGCGGCAACGCTCCGGAATTCCGCTGCTATGTGGAAACCGAAGGCAAGGACCGTTCCGCCGAACTTCTGGCAGACTGCCTGAAGGTCATGGAAGGCTGGCGCAAGTAA
- a CDS encoding patatin family protein, whose protein sequence is MFKDIALVLEGGGMRGAYTAGVLDAFHDEGFKFGGYAGTSAGATHLCNYLSEQRERNLRLDTIHSKDPRYMSLGNWLRTGNYFDLEFCYHTVPEVIDPFDYETFRKSAEVSEFYVAASNVETGGAEHFRVRDLKADLEAIRASSSLALVSSLVHYQGKKMFDGNTADSIPFEFMDSIGYRKQVVITTRPLGYQKTANTLLPLYKLVYRKYPNFVKSIGNRHIRYNKCLKTLAQWEKEGKVFVFRPSVNMKISRVEKDTAKLQALYALGLKDARDHMDALKKFLGV, encoded by the coding sequence ATGTTTAAGGATATTGCTTTGGTACTGGAAGGTGGCGGCATGCGCGGGGCCTATACGGCCGGCGTGCTGGACGCATTCCACGATGAAGGATTCAAGTTCGGTGGCTATGCGGGGACTTCGGCAGGGGCAACGCACCTTTGCAACTACCTGTCGGAACAGCGGGAAAGAAACCTGCGCCTGGACACGATTCATTCCAAGGATCCCCGCTACATGAGCCTTGGAAACTGGCTCCGTACCGGCAACTACTTTGACCTGGAATTTTGCTACCACACAGTGCCGGAAGTCATCGACCCCTTTGATTACGAAACCTTCCGCAAGAGCGCAGAGGTCTCGGAATTTTATGTTGCGGCAAGCAACGTGGAGACAGGCGGCGCCGAGCATTTCCGAGTCCGCGACCTGAAAGCAGATCTTGAAGCCATCCGCGCTTCTTCTTCGTTGGCGCTGGTCAGTAGCCTGGTGCATTATCAGGGCAAGAAAATGTTTGACGGAAATACCGCAGACAGTATTCCGTTCGAATTCATGGATTCCATCGGATACAGGAAGCAGGTAGTGATCACCACTCGACCGCTGGGATACCAGAAGACAGCCAACACGCTCCTGCCCCTGTACAAGCTGGTTTACCGCAAGTATCCCAACTTTGTAAAGTCTATAGGCAATCGCCACATCCGTTACAACAAGTGCCTGAAAACTCTGGCCCAGTGGGAAAAGGAAGGAAAGGTTTTCGTTTTCCGCCCCAGCGTGAACATGAAAATCAGCCGCGTGGAAAAAGACACTGCCAAACTGCAGGCCCTGTACGCATTGGGACTGAAAGACGCCCGGGATCACATGGACGCATTGAAGAAATTCCTGGGTGTTTAA
- a CDS encoding nucleobase:cation symporter-2 family protein: MNNSSENIYQLDGRVPVLKALPFGLQHVLAMFVANITPIMILAGVVSLDKELTAALVQNCMIIAGIGTLVQLFPIWKIGSRLPIVMGISFTFLSVAITIGTTQGMGTLMGAVIVGGIVEGLLGLCAKYWLKLIPHIVAATVVTAIGFSLLPIGANSFAGGLGSADFGATHNWIVGSVTLLTCLLTQVFAKGFLRSLSVLVGLVVGYILALCMGMVDFSGLSNCSIVALPKILPFIPEFHIGPILSVVAIFLVSATETVGDSSALVNGALKRQIHKSEMGGAISCDGFVSTISGIFGCTPITSFSQNVGLASLSGVVNRFTIATGAIVMLLGGIFPPIGTLLTTIPQAVLGGCTIMMFGSILFAGFGMMAKSGFSQRNMVIVSLSLSVGLGFTQAAGMFKEFPQIFQTIFAENCVAVVFLLAVILNLVLPKEKE, encoded by the coding sequence ATGAACAATTCATCAGAAAACATCTACCAGTTGGACGGCCGTGTGCCGGTGCTGAAGGCATTGCCCTTCGGCTTGCAGCATGTGCTGGCCATGTTCGTCGCAAACATTACCCCCATCATGATTCTTGCCGGGGTTGTAAGCCTGGATAAGGAGCTGACTGCGGCCCTCGTTCAAAACTGTATGATTATCGCCGGCATCGGTACCCTGGTACAGCTTTTCCCCATCTGGAAAATTGGTTCCAGACTGCCCATCGTCATGGGCATCAGCTTCACCTTCCTCTCTGTCGCCATTACTATCGGGACGACCCAAGGCATGGGCACCCTCATGGGCGCCGTGATTGTAGGCGGCATCGTGGAAGGCTTGCTTGGCCTTTGCGCAAAATACTGGCTGAAGCTTATTCCGCATATCGTTGCCGCTACCGTGGTGACAGCTATCGGATTCTCCCTACTCCCCATTGGCGCAAATTCCTTCGCCGGCGGCCTAGGTTCCGCAGACTTCGGCGCAACACACAACTGGATTGTTGGATCCGTAACCTTGCTTACCTGCTTGCTTACCCAAGTTTTCGCCAAGGGCTTCCTTCGCTCCCTTTCCGTGCTGGTGGGCCTTGTGGTCGGCTACATTCTCGCTCTTTGCATGGGCATGGTGGACTTCTCCGGACTTTCTAACTGCAGCATCGTGGCACTCCCCAAGATTTTGCCCTTCATTCCGGAATTCCACATCGGACCTATTCTTTCTGTAGTAGCCATCTTCCTAGTTTCTGCAACGGAAACCGTAGGCGATTCCAGCGCTCTAGTGAACGGAGCCCTCAAGCGCCAGATTCACAAGTCCGAAATGGGCGGCGCAATTTCCTGCGACGGTTTCGTCAGCACCATCTCCGGCATTTTCGGCTGCACTCCCATCACCTCCTTTAGCCAGAACGTGGGCCTAGCATCTCTCTCCGGCGTGGTGAACCGCTTTACCATCGCCACAGGCGCTATCGTCATGCTCTTGGGTGGCATCTTCCCGCCCATCGGTACATTGCTTACCACCATCCCGCAGGCGGTACTTGGAGGCTGCACCATCATGATGTTCGGTTCCATTCTGTTTGCAGGTTTCGGCATGATGGCCAAGAGCGGCTTTAGCCAGCGCAACATGGTCATCGTAAGCCTCTCCCTCAGCGTAGGCCTGGGCTTTACACAGGCCGCCGGCATGTTCAAGGAATTCCCGCAAATCTTCCAAACTATCTTCGCGGAAAACTGCGTGGCCGTGGTGTTCCTCCTGGCAGTGATCCTGAACCTGGTTCTGCCCAAGGAAAAAGAATAA
- the rsmA gene encoding 16S rRNA (adenine(1518)-N(6)/adenine(1519)-N(6))-dimethyltransferase RsmA produces MDRARRRKFGQNFLDVPTAIAIAGDLPANEGEAVLEIGPGHGALTEHLLNRGVDLTAVEIDEQCVKVLNGKFGDRKNFHITNIDFLKFDLQGFLDSHEKPWVTGNLPYNVSTAIIAGLMPRLYLTKGFMGMVQLEVAERICAAPCSSNYGSLSVLVSAFANTQILRKIGPEHFTPKPNVDSATMLLTPRENALQAPEGFFDFVRAAFTQKRKTLSNSFGKAYDKKKIQEAIELLDYPTTVRAEELSPEQFLEFYKVIVG; encoded by the coding sequence ATGGATAGAGCTCGTCGTCGTAAATTTGGCCAGAACTTTCTGGATGTTCCCACCGCCATTGCAATTGCAGGCGACCTGCCGGCAAACGAGGGCGAAGCCGTTCTTGAAATCGGGCCGGGTCATGGCGCCCTGACGGAACACCTGCTGAACCGCGGCGTAGATCTGACCGCCGTAGAAATTGACGAACAGTGCGTCAAAGTGCTGAACGGAAAATTCGGCGACCGCAAGAATTTCCATATTACAAACATTGACTTCCTGAAGTTTGACCTGCAGGGATTTTTGGATTCCCACGAAAAGCCCTGGGTGACAGGCAACCTTCCCTACAATGTTTCTACTGCGATTATCGCAGGCCTCATGCCCCGACTCTACCTGACAAAGGGTTTCATGGGCATGGTCCAGCTGGAAGTTGCCGAACGCATTTGCGCCGCTCCCTGCAGCAGCAATTACGGTAGCCTTTCCGTGCTGGTTTCCGCCTTCGCCAATACACAGATCTTACGTAAGATCGGGCCGGAACATTTCACTCCCAAGCCCAATGTGGATAGCGCCACCATGCTGTTGACCCCTCGCGAAAACGCCCTGCAGGCTCCCGAGGGATTCTTCGACTTCGTCCGTGCGGCATTCACCCAGAAGCGCAAGACTTTGAGCAATTCCTTCGGGAAGGCCTATGACAAAAAGAAAATCCAGGAAGCTATTGAACTCCTGGATTATCCTACAACTGTCCGTGCGGAAGAACTTTCCCCCGAGCAGTTCCTTGAATTTTACAAAGTGATTGTGGGTTAG
- a CDS encoding carbohydrate-binding domain-containing protein, whose translation MKSISLKMMAAGSLLALTACGDDSTSNPMVNNASGDNLSSGEVQGNIDPCNGLTSLIGDDGVVYCFDDALPPSGDEQVPTQNTCIDADGNVVSQNTIISGIDGSTYMYNAACQKITLSVPPSSSSMVQPEDVSSSSSEVIHEAVSSSSFESVSNGNAPVITYAASGATIANDNGCVTVNGGEVVITCAGEYDFSGSYSGDDAQIRVYSPKADSGVYLNLRGLTLKNTADAPIYVQMASKAFVVAKSETVNTLSDGNTRTKTHTYVNSNGVTKTDTTNAAIYSKDDMTFKGTGTLNVTGNYNNGIQSSNDLRFRGETTINVTAKNNGIKGKGLVDVEKGNITIIATSGDGIKSDECTVNGSDTTITEGKGIVSIKGGSINITKAGDDGIQAFNYVMISDSVSVPSIKVNSTGKGIVSENRVYINGGENTVTSGDDGVHSNLNIDFNGGFTTITAKGNDGVHADSTLRITNGTVYVKDSYEGLEAWYITISGGVTDVYSSDDGWNAAGGNDGSGNNTQTGGNNWGNRPGGFGGGMGGMGSSSGHLTVTGGVHYIKTGSGDTDGIDSNGDLTISGGVVVVECQISGGMGGSFDSDGTASLTTKTLLGFSKSRSEAGTSYNVSFNTNSYYGNSNIAFKPTTSGSYIQGTSQVSTVSNVNSYSKNVTFPNGSTVYYN comes from the coding sequence ATGAAATCTATTAGTTTGAAAATGATGGCCGCAGGTTCTCTCCTGGCTCTGACCGCTTGCGGAGACGACTCTACATCAAATCCCATGGTAAATAACGCCTCTGGCGACAATCTGTCCTCGGGCGAAGTGCAGGGCAACATCGACCCTTGCAACGGGCTCACTTCCTTAATTGGCGATGACGGCGTCGTCTACTGTTTTGACGATGCTCTGCCCCCATCAGGAGATGAGCAAGTCCCCACCCAAAACACTTGCATCGATGCAGACGGCAACGTAGTTTCCCAGAACACCATCATCAGCGGCATCGACGGCAGCACCTACATGTACAATGCCGCTTGTCAAAAAATTACCTTAAGCGTTCCGCCTTCCAGCAGCTCCATGGTTCAGCCCGAAGACGTTTCCAGTTCCTCATCGGAAGTGATCCACGAAGCAGTGAGCTCCAGCAGCTTTGAATCCGTATCCAACGGGAACGCCCCCGTAATCACCTATGCAGCCTCCGGCGCGACCATCGCCAATGACAACGGCTGCGTTACCGTGAACGGCGGCGAAGTGGTCATTACCTGTGCAGGCGAATACGATTTCAGCGGAAGTTACAGCGGCGATGATGCACAAATCCGCGTCTATTCCCCCAAGGCAGACTCTGGCGTCTACCTGAACCTCCGCGGTCTTACGCTCAAAAATACCGCCGACGCCCCCATCTACGTTCAGATGGCTAGCAAGGCTTTTGTGGTTGCAAAAAGTGAAACCGTCAACACCCTAAGCGACGGAAACACCCGCACCAAGACCCATACCTACGTCAACAGCAACGGCGTTACTAAAACAGACACCACAAACGCAGCCATCTACTCCAAGGACGACATGACCTTCAAGGGAACCGGCACCTTGAACGTCACCGGCAACTACAATAACGGCATCCAGAGTTCCAACGATCTCCGCTTCCGCGGCGAAACCACCATCAATGTCACCGCCAAGAACAACGGCATCAAGGGCAAGGGCCTCGTAGATGTTGAAAAAGGCAACATCACCATCATAGCCACTTCCGGCGATGGCATCAAGAGCGATGAATGCACCGTAAACGGAAGCGATACCACTATTACCGAAGGCAAGGGCATCGTAAGCATCAAGGGCGGCTCCATCAACATTACCAAGGCCGGTGATGACGGCATTCAGGCCTTCAACTATGTGATGATTTCCGATAGCGTCTCGGTTCCTTCCATCAAGGTGAATTCCACGGGCAAAGGCATCGTTTCCGAGAACCGCGTCTACATCAACGGCGGCGAAAACACGGTGACTTCCGGCGACGATGGCGTCCACAGCAATCTGAATATTGACTTCAACGGCGGATTTACAACGATTACCGCAAAGGGCAATGACGGTGTCCATGCAGACTCCACCCTACGCATCACAAACGGTACCGTCTACGTGAAGGACTCCTACGAAGGTCTTGAGGCCTGGTACATCACCATCAGCGGTGGCGTTACCGATGTCTACAGTTCCGATGACGGCTGGAATGCAGCAGGAGGAAACGACGGTTCCGGCAACAACACGCAGACTGGCGGCAACAACTGGGGCAATCGTCCCGGTGGATTCGGCGGAGGCATGGGCGGCATGGGCAGTTCCAGCGGACACCTTACTGTAACCGGTGGCGTACACTACATAAAGACAGGTTCCGGTGATACCGACGGAATTGATTCCAATGGCGATCTTACTATCAGCGGTGGCGTCGTTGTGGTGGAATGCCAGATCAGCGGCGGCATGGGCGGTTCCTTCGACTCTGACGGCACAGCATCCCTCACCACAAAGACGCTTCTCGGCTTCAGCAAAAGTAGGTCCGAGGCGGGCACCAGCTACAACGTAAGCTTCAACACCAATAGCTACTACGGTAATTCCAACATCGCTTTCAAGCCCACTACTTCCGGTAGCTACATCCAGGGCACCAGCCAGGTTTCCACCGTAAGCAATGTCAACAGCTATAGCAAGAACGTCACCTTCCCCAACGGAAGCACCGTCTACTACAACTAG
- a CDS encoding TIGR02147 family protein, whose protein sequence is MALEHLYDYDDFRKFLNDYFEEQKKLRAAFSHRFFAAKAGFSSSSYCLNVIRGRFNLTPKSIEKIAKAMDFEPLQKDYFEALVQYNQAEQVEKRESAWEKIVQIRKRIEFTHITTREQAYFSKWYYPVIRELAVSSDWNGDFMKLARMLDPQITTDEARDAIKNLQEWGLLRKVGNHYEETSQMLDATQIPPMALRQIRREYIQHAIGAVERKAKDERFAAFTTLAMSESSYNYATEVLEEARKKIIARAANDSNVEKIYELMVVAFPMSKKVEKEA, encoded by the coding sequence ATGGCTTTGGAGCACCTTTACGATTACGATGATTTCCGCAAGTTCCTCAATGACTACTTTGAGGAGCAGAAGAAACTGCGCGCTGCATTTTCGCACCGTTTCTTTGCCGCCAAGGCAGGTTTCAGCAGTAGTTCCTATTGCCTGAATGTTATTCGTGGACGTTTCAATCTGACTCCAAAATCCATCGAAAAAATCGCCAAGGCCATGGATTTTGAACCCCTGCAAAAAGACTACTTCGAAGCCCTCGTCCAGTACAACCAGGCCGAGCAAGTGGAAAAAAGGGAATCCGCCTGGGAAAAGATTGTCCAGATTCGGAAACGCATCGAATTTACGCACATTACCACGCGAGAACAAGCATATTTCAGCAAGTGGTATTACCCCGTCATCAGAGAACTGGCCGTAAGTTCCGACTGGAATGGCGACTTCATGAAACTTGCCCGTATGCTTGATCCGCAAATTACCACAGACGAGGCACGCGACGCCATCAAGAACTTGCAGGAATGGGGATTACTGCGCAAGGTGGGAAACCACTACGAAGAAACTTCGCAAATGCTGGACGCAACGCAGATCCCTCCCATGGCCCTTCGCCAAATCCGCCGCGAATATATCCAGCACGCCATCGGAGCTGTAGAGCGCAAGGCAAAAGATGAACGTTTTGCAGCGTTTACTACGCTTGCCATGAGCGAAAGTTCTTATAATTACGCAACGGAAGTATTGGAGGAGGCGCGCAAAAAGATCATTGCGCGGGCTGCAAACGATTCAAATGTTGAAAAAATTTACGAGCTGATGGTGGTCGCATTCCCCATGAGCAAGAAAGTGGAAAAGGAGGCTTAA
- a CDS encoding metallophosphoesterase, which produces MTCFFVSDLHIDFYAPLTRTVQLLRRCFQDFFDRNFLPADVCCIAGDIANNYFTYVEFLKFISEKYSQVYICLGNHDIITEREGVFGADKDFPTSESKIAYYLEEAAKIPNVHLLEKSAATLPSRVLATATTLPAASNYSIAGCLGMCDFTYRHRPDASVEEYKFLWKARWFDGRHWNYKDNDVAALWAHYKDVMNNLTADRPKVMMTHFLPMEFGMAEMYLANPNSTYFFFQGDEFLRNLDEGSIWQAGHTHSAIKRVVRDSLGKSHLLLCNPVGYPTEHPYEENHLKREDFLLEI; this is translated from the coding sequence ATGACCTGCTTTTTCGTTAGCGACTTGCATATTGATTTTTACGCACCCTTGACTAGGACGGTGCAGTTGCTGCGTCGTTGCTTCCAGGATTTTTTTGATCGTAATTTCTTGCCGGCGGATGTCTGCTGTATTGCGGGGGATATCGCCAACAATTACTTCACTTACGTGGAGTTCCTGAAGTTCATTAGCGAAAAGTATAGCCAGGTTTATATTTGCCTGGGCAATCACGATATCATTACGGAACGTGAAGGCGTTTTCGGGGCGGATAAGGATTTCCCTACTTCCGAAAGCAAGATTGCCTATTACCTTGAGGAAGCGGCGAAAATTCCTAACGTCCACCTGCTGGAAAAATCTGCAGCGACGCTGCCCTCCCGAGTTTTGGCGACGGCGACTACCTTGCCCGCGGCTAGTAACTATTCTATTGCAGGCTGCCTAGGGATGTGCGACTTTACTTACAGGCATCGCCCGGACGCCTCCGTCGAGGAATACAAATTCCTGTGGAAGGCCCGCTGGTTCGATGGTCGCCACTGGAATTACAAGGACAATGATGTGGCCGCACTTTGGGCGCATTATAAGGACGTCATGAACAATCTGACGGCGGATCGCCCGAAGGTCATGATGACGCATTTTTTGCCCATGGAATTCGGCATGGCGGAAATGTACCTGGCCAATCCCAATTCCACGTACTTCTTCTTTCAGGGGGACGAATTCCTTCGCAATCTGGACGAAGGTTCCATCTGGCAGGCTGGCCATACTCATTCGGCGATCAAGCGCGTTGTCCGCGATAGCCTAGGCAAATCCCATCTGCTGCTTTGCAATCCGGTGGGTTACCCTACGGAACATCCTTACGAAGAGAACCATCTGAAGCGGGAAGACTTTCTGCTGGAAATTTGA
- a CDS encoding LamG-like jellyroll fold domain-containing protein — translation MIFKKSLFSKISRKSTFCNHNIFSNIVLVIFTAFLASACSSDSNDNNVAGGVTDIGNSVATTKIEGIVTNFNGTAVPSARVVAYYDNWEQTTATDSVVVSSDSNGKFTLSVDGAASIILFAESGEECGLAYASQDSSNTLILGSRRHIESSVSGESDGYMRIVGTNMTAKVAPDGTFAFEDVPPGDISLVYIRDDKPQGHLDFRTTDDRDSIYLPPMENRKEDGSFAPPDFGDGMFGVDFNHRNNHQGPSYVNITLSFEKNDPVMNYDMTPAYDNQYVEGISGRAIILKQGQFIDLGMIDPTKGDFTLSLWTKWDGPNGFDQVLFSQRAYRNDSTAKFQWYFDGAKGKFAVMKKMPDATESIYFDSTAISTDEWTFFALVSQSGNITMYVNDKAVTAKDSEGNSASALPFTPGNATKAYPLHAGGNDIDNETWNGALDEIHVENRAQHF, via the coding sequence ATGATTTTCAAGAAATCTTTATTTTCGAAAATTAGCCGCAAAAGCACTTTCTGCAACCACAATATTTTTAGCAATATCGTTCTCGTCATTTTCACTGCCTTCCTTGCAAGCGCGTGCTCCTCGGACTCAAACGACAACAATGTTGCAGGCGGCGTCACGGACATCGGCAACTCCGTCGCCACAACAAAAATCGAAGGCATCGTCACCAATTTTAATGGAACTGCAGTTCCCAGTGCACGCGTCGTCGCCTACTACGACAATTGGGAGCAGACCACCGCCACGGATTCCGTGGTAGTCTCATCCGACAGCAACGGTAAGTTCACCCTATCCGTAGATGGCGCCGCAAGCATTATCCTCTTTGCCGAAAGTGGCGAGGAATGCGGCCTTGCCTATGCCTCACAGGATAGCAGCAACACGCTGATCCTAGGATCCCGCAGACACATCGAAAGCAGTGTCAGCGGCGAAAGCGACGGTTACATGCGCATCGTCGGCACCAACATGACCGCAAAAGTCGCTCCCGACGGCACCTTCGCCTTTGAAGATGTTCCTCCAGGCGACATTTCCCTCGTATACATCCGCGACGACAAACCGCAAGGCCACCTCGACTTCAGAACTACCGATGACCGCGACAGCATCTACCTGCCGCCTATGGAAAACCGCAAGGAAGATGGCAGCTTTGCCCCTCCCGACTTCGGCGACGGCATGTTCGGCGTGGATTTCAACCATAGAAACAATCATCAAGGCCCTTCATACGTCAACATCACTCTCAGCTTCGAAAAAAACGATCCTGTGATGAACTATGACATGACACCAGCATACGACAACCAATATGTCGAAGGCATTTCCGGCAGGGCAATCATCCTAAAGCAAGGTCAATTCATAGACCTGGGTATGATCGATCCCACCAAGGGCGATTTCACACTTTCATTATGGACAAAATGGGATGGTCCCAATGGATTTGACCAGGTCCTTTTTAGCCAACGCGCCTACAGGAATGATTCCACGGCAAAGTTCCAGTGGTACTTTGATGGTGCAAAAGGCAAATTTGCCGTCATGAAAAAAATGCCGGACGCTACCGAAAGCATCTACTTTGATTCCACCGCAATATCCACCGACGAATGGACATTTTTCGCACTCGTCTCCCAAAGCGGAAACATCACCATGTACGTCAATGATAAAGCCGTAACAGCAAAAGACAGTGAAGGCAATTCTGCAAGCGCATTACCGTTCACTCCAGGCAATGCAACAAAGGCTTACCCGCTCCACGCAGGCGGAAACGATATCGATAACGAAACTTGGAACGGTGCGCTAGACGAAATTCACGTGGAAAACAGAGCGCAACATTTTTAA